CCGCCCGGATGTCGGCGCCCAGCTCGCGCGTGCTGCGGGCCGTGGCCTTCCCGGCCTCGCCGGCCGGGACGTCGGGGACGGTGACGACGACCACGTCGAGCAGGTTGCCGTGCTGGTCGGTGAAGTCGACCTGGACCGCGAACGACCTGGTCGAGTCGGTGGTGTTGTCGGCGGTGACCTCGACCGTGGTGCGCCCGTCGGTGACCGGGGTGCCGAGCCGAACGTCGGCCTTGGCGTCGACGCCGCCCTTGATGTCGTCGAACCTCCGGCCCACCTCCGCCGTCGCCGACGCGAACGCCTCCGAGGCCTCCGCGGAGAGCGAGGACGCGGCGGCGGTGGCCTCGGCACCGATGGACCGGGCCGCCGAGGCGGCCTTGCTGACCGTCTCCGAGGGGCTGTCTTCGTCGGTGCAGCCGGTCAGGGCGGTCAGGGCGGTCAGGGCGGTCAGGGCGATGAGGGCGGTCGGGGCGATCCGGGGTGTGCTCCTCGCCCCGTGCGTACGGTGATCGGCCATGTCGCCTCCGGGAGTCGGTGGGGTGGGTGTGTCCGGTTCCAGTGAAGGTCCGCGTGCGGGCGACCGCATGCCGGGCTTCACCCGGACAGCCCCGCCCTCATGGCGAGGGCCCGCGCCGCGCCCGATCGTCGAGGAGTCGAAGGACGAGACGTCGGCGGACGGCTCACGGCTCACGGCCCAGCTCACGGCTCGCGGCTTACGGATCACGGCTACGGCTTACAGCTCGCGGCTTACGGCTCACGACGCCGCCCGCCCCGGCAGAGACGGGATACCGCCATGACCCAGCAGCCACACGCGGCGCA
The nucleotide sequence above comes from Streptomyces sp. NL15-2K. Encoded proteins:
- a CDS encoding FxLYD domain-containing protein, whose product is MADHRTHGARSTPRIAPTALIALTALTALTALTGCTDEDSPSETVSKAASAARSIGAEATAAASSLSAEASEAFASATAEVGRRFDDIKGGVDAKADVRLGTPVTDGRTTVEVTADNTTDSTRSFAVQVDFTDQHGNLLDVVVVTVPDVPAGEAGKATARSTRELGADIRAVVGRAVRY